The DNA segment ATTTgttgtgctttttgttttgttatttgtttctctttgttttgttttttttgtttttttaatgtgtgcTTGGGAAATTTTGTAATGGTAGGTCTCCCAATCCAGTGCGTTGCACATAGATCGCTATGAATAATTAATATAGTGCTTTCCCCACCCAAAATGCTCTTAATTGCTCTGTTTAAGAGCCACATCAATATCGTGTCAGAGATCATTAAGCTGTCTCGCACTGATATTGGATGAATGAACAGACATCCATTACAGAGTGACAATGTCTCTTGCCTTTTGCCTTTAGTCTCTTGTGCCTCCACCCCCTATCTAAATGAGTTTCCTAGTTTATATCTTTTAGTATCAGTCTTCGTGGAAATTCCAACAATCAAGCACAGTTTAATTCTACATTACACAGCATGCACCATACACTGTAATGACCCTCTGTAAATCAGAGAGATTCATTATGAATTTGTGGTTCAATCCTTTCATTTAAAGTAGGCAAAAATACACCATGTCATAAATAATGATGGTCTAGTGTTGTTGCTTGCTGTTGATAAGAACCACTCAGTAACCAAAGCCTTCCTCTGCTCTGAGAAAGCTCATTAAATTGTTGCGCATCACTCAGCCCGCACCAGCTGTTTGGGAAAGCAAACTCAGTCAAGAATCTGTCAAGTTATTTCAAGAGGAAAAGGAATGGCTTTTTTACCTCACTGCTTTTCCCTCAGTGAACTGCAAGTAATAAAACCACAGTTGCTGTAATTTTAAACATAAGGGAGAAGAGGAAGATACCTAATTGAAAATGATAAatagcataaaaaacaaaaacaaaaaaacactgcatGCACATACCAATCACACTGTGTCTAGTATTACATGATGCCAGTTTAATCAGGTACTTGGAACTGAATTATAGAATCACTCAGAAAACTCCCTCTTACTTTGCTGTTCTTTTTCTTGACCTATGGAGAAACCACAGAGCATTCAAAATAAACTAGAAGAGCTAAAGTTTGAGTTCAGCATGTGGCAGTTATCTCAAGATGCCTAAAAATGTGGTCTCATTTGCTGATTGAACTCCTTCTGTGGAAAAAGATAATTGCACTTCTGAACACCCATGTTTATATATTGTAGGCATAAATGTTTTGTCAGACTGGGGTTTGCCACGTTCAAGTAAATTTAAGGTTTATAACAACTTTTACCTGCAGTATTCATTATGAGTGCTTGGAAGTGGACTAAAGAGGTGGCCCCAAGCACTCCTAATGTCTTGACTTGGTCTCTTTTATGTAAATTACATGCAGGCAAACAAGACTAAATTTGTTTTTAAGCTTTAAGTCCTATTCCTTGTTCATCCAAATTTCTGTTTTGGTTTCGATTAAATGACAGCTTAGAAAAAAGAAATACCTTGTAGGTCAACGAAAGGTGAAAAGAAGCAATTTCATTTTATATACACTTATGAAATCATTTTGAAACCACTGACTCTACAATAGCTTGAATCACTTTTGAGTTATCAGGCTCCGCTGTGTCCAGGCTATCAGTACCCAGCATTTATAAAATCTCAGAGTATTGTTTGAGTGGTTTTGCTAGGTTAGTTTCctttttctattttaaacatTGCAGTTTTAactttgagtagcttgcccaacactgctcaTAACACCTGAACACTTCTGTTTCTGTGTCTCTGCAGGGCCAGTGACAAATAGGGCTTGAAAAATGATTCACATGTGAGCAGAGCAAGTACCTCAGAAGCATCTTGAGACATTCTTTGTCTAGACCCATTTCCAGGCATCAGCCCAAAAGACACACAATGATGAATTCCATGGAAGCCATTTGTGAAGAGGAGGGGAGACATTCAGCACACAACCAGCACTCGTGTATATGGCGGCTACACACAGACACTCTTTAATTATGTCTTTTTCAGTCAAGACATCATATTGTATGTGGAACATTAATTATGGCATAATACAGTTATCCCCTAAAGTGCAAGTAAAAACTATTACCTATCTGAGAAGTACTGATGCAGTGATGTTAATTGGATTGGTGCTCACAGGAGCATTCCTATTGCATCTGTGAGGCCTCCTCCCCATATTCTATGGAGGCGGAGGAAAGCTGGTCGGCTGATGGGAAGAGGTCTGGTGGGCAACAGCAGCCATTGTCAGAGTCTTTGTTAGGGGCACAGCTTCCTCAGTTACAGCAACAAGTTACCTCGCAATCTATCCTTGGATCTCATGGCCGCCTTCAACACAGGCAGCCAAAACGCTTCGAAATGCTCCAAAGGCAGAAGCAGCAGAAACAGTCACAGGCAAGTGTGTCATCTTGGCAGCTTTCAGGCATACCTGGTCCTTTAAGAGGCAGCTGTTCTGGCCCGGGCGATCGATCTCCCCAAATTCATAATGTTCAGCAAACTCAATCTCTGCCCAATCAGGAAGAACAGGAAGGCACCCCTTGTAGGAAAGAACGCAAACCCCAAAAACCAGGGAAATATGTGTGCACATACTGTGGCCGTCCTTGTGCAAAGCCCAGTGTCCTTCAAAAACACATCCGATCTCACACAGGAGAGAGACCCTATCCTTGTGTCCCATGTGGCTTCTCCTTCAAAACCAAAAGCAACCTGTACAAACACCGCAAATCCCATGCACATCGGATAAAAGCAGGCATGGCCTCAAGTCGTGAAGAACCCAGTTTTAGCGGGCCTGAGGGTGGAGCCTTGGGAGATGAGCAAGAAGAGTGTACAGAAGGAGAGAGTACAGGTTCTGAGGATGAGACTGGGCAACACGTACCATCTACCTCACAGGGCAGGCCAACTCTGAAGAAAAGTTGTAAGGTGGAATTGTCATTTGCAGAGGAGGTTCCCCAAACTGAGGATTCACATGCAGTCAAGCAAAGGTTAGCAATGAGGCTAAGTGAAAGAAAGCGAGCTCCTAGGACATCTTCAGATGAAACCCGATCCTCACTGGGTCCCGGCAGTAAGGGCAGCACAGAATCTGGCTATTTTTCCCGTTCTGGAAGTGCAGAGCTCTCCCAAGTGAGCCCACCAAATCCAAGTGCTAAAACTTATGCTGAGATAATTCTTGGAAAGTATGGACGACTAGGACAACAGCAAAGGATTCCACATCAACAACTGCAATTATCTTCAGGCCAACAGGAAAAATCAATCCATTTCACTGTTCCTAAGACACAAGTTATTGAGCATATAACCAAACTAATTACTATAAATGAAGCTGTTGTGGATACAAGTGAAATTGATAGTGTCAAACCAAGACGTTCATCACTCTCTAGGAGAAGTAGCATTGAGTCTGTCAAGTTCTCCTCACCCAAAGAACCCTGTGTTTTTGAACCAAAAGGAGATGTCCCAGGCTCTTGTGGCTCTGCAGATCAACATATTACTAGTAGATTTGCAAGTGAATTCCCAGGCTCATACTCTGCAGATGCAGTTACATTGGCTAGTCAGAGCTCCAGCTCCAGTGCTGTTCTGTATAGAAGTCAATCAGTGCCATCCTCTGCTGACACTTCAGATACAACCTCACGCAGCTTTCGTCTCAGTCAATCTTTTGATGAGCAGCAAGCCATAGCAGCCGAAATGAGGATTGACCCCCACCAACGAATGTTACGACGCCAACCCGCTATTGAGGTGCCAACTGGAGTGGACCTCATTACAGAGGATGCAGGCCCTTCTTCCAGATTGAAACAGTCAGATCCTCAAAAGAAGCAAGAAAAGGAAATACACCTTTATGAGTGTGAAATGTGTGGGACTCGCTTGAAGAAGCAGGAAGCTTATGCAGCACACAGAGTTGCATGTATGATTAAAACTCCACTGGGTCCTCAGGTTGAGGAGGGCAGTTCTTTTATTGAAACTCATTCACAAATGATGAGCTACAAGTTTAAAGACATGGCCATGGCTGTAcgcaagaggaaaaaaaaagaggaaagtcTTGAGGACGACCCTCCCAGTCCAGGCCCAACAGCCGTCTCCTTCAGCACTCAGATCCCATCAATGCTAGGCAGTACTGATAATCAGGGCACACCTGCTCTTTCACAAAGTGAGTCAGAAAAGAGGGGTCCTTGGAAAGAAATTTCTGTTATCCAGCATACCAGATCCTTTGAAAAACAGGAAAGCATTTCTATGGCAAATCAGGAAACAGAGAAACAAGAGCCATCACAAGAGCCAAAACCAACCTCCATATCTAGGTTAATCCGTCAACCCAAAATTCAAGTTCCAGAAATCCTGGTTACAGAGGAGCCAGATACTGAGATGGTGTCACCTCCAGGGAGCACATGCACCTCCAAAGAGTCAGAGAAGGTGGAGGAATTCCAATGGCCTCAGCGCAGCCAGAGTCTGGcccagcttcctgcagagaagcTACCACCAAAGAAGAAGCGTCTCCGTTTAGCCGAGGCAACCCAGTCATCAGGAGAATCTAGCTTTGAGTCAATATCCTTGCCACACAGCCCAAGCCAAGAGAGCAATGTTTCCCATGCCTCTAGTCGGTCTGCATCCTTTGAGGAATCAGGAAGGCCAGACTCTGAGATGCAGAGTGGTACCTGGAGCTCCCAAGGGTCTCACATGCTGACTGTTCCATCAAGTCTCCATCAACACCATCATTCTCACAGGGAGATGCGCCGTTCCACCTCTGAACAGGCACCTGCAAGTCCTCAACATCCTGGACATGTAGAAGAAACAAGAAGTAAATCTTTTGACTATGGATGCCTTTCTCTACAGCGCACCTCTGCTACTTGGAAGGAGAGGAGGAAATGTCTCTTGGTGAAGCATGCAACCCTTGGTGAACCCGATCAGGAGGAACCATCTTCTACACCACTTACTAAACCTGGCATCTCAGCTGTGTGCCGTTCCTACACTGATCATCCTCCACTTACAATTACAGAGCATGGAATTGGAGGCAGGACCTCTAGGATTAGCTCTGAGTATATAGGGAAGACCTTGCAGCTTTTCCAATCCCCTCTTTCTCTCCCACCAGCAGTTTTTCCCCTACAGCAAGCAAGTCCTAGTTTTTGCTCCCCAAGTCAGCTCACTAGATTCTTTCCAGTCACTACTGCAATATCTGGGATCCTTTCAACCCAGATGTTTCATCAAGCCTTCATTCACAGTGAGCCACCACAGCTGCATCCAAGACCTCTTGAGTATTTGGAACAATTAGGACTACCCCTTCAGCCATTCTCCACTTTATTTCCTCTGCAATCAAGGGACGTTACTCAAAATGTTTGCTTTCCCATGCCAGGTGGTCTGACTATTCAGGTCCCCTCAGGGCCTCTTTTCAGGGAGTCTAGGTCATCACCTTCCTTCTTGCATAGTCCTGGTCATTCACAACAGCAGCTTATCCTTCCCCACAATCCTCATCCCATTATTGCTCCATGTCTTGAACAACTTGCCCCAGTGGTTTCTCTTGTAGTGCCTGTGCGCTTACAGACTCACATTCCTACATATGCTAGTGCCATGTATACAACCATCTCACAGattttagccacaacacaacatccAATCTGCTGCACAGCTATGGTAATCATGGGTAAGCTGGAAGACAGTCTTCAAAGATCTTACCTCAGGCTGCCCACCACAAGTCCCAAGAGCTATATTTCCATGTCGCTGCCTCTGGAGCATGGAGCAGGGACTTCATCTGATGACAGCTGTGGGCAGCTTGGTGCTGGTGGAAGTAAGCGAATACTGTCACCTGCAGGTAGTCTAGAACTCAGTTTAGAGGCCCAACGGCATCAAAAACGGGTTAAAGAGGaggaggaaaaagaaaaggaTGACAAGGAATATGAAGATAACAAATGTAATGATAAATCTCAGGAGGGGGAACATGGTAAAAATAAGCTAACAGTGGAGACAGTGGGGAGGGAAAAAGATGCAGGAGAAGTCATAGAATCTGACATGTTAAGCAAGCAGGACAAAACACAGCACAAAACTGAGCCCTTAAAGCAGGAGGAAAGGAAAGAGGTAGGACACAGGTATGTTCCAAGGATAACAAGTCCAGATAGAACCATGGACCCCTCATACCCCAGTTTGCATACCACTACATCTGTCAGCTGGTGCTATCTGAACTACACCAAGCCCAACCCGTCTACACACAGAGATGCACAAGCCTCTGTCTATTCCTCGTGGAGTGTTAGCATGCATAATCCCAATCTACCTGGCTTGTCCACCAAGATTTTACTGTCTCTATTGTGTTCCAAGCAGAAACATAGTGCTGAGACATACACTATAGCTACAGCTCCACCACCAAACACTGACAAACTGGTTCCCACAGGGAGCAAGAAGGCCAGCACCTCACAGGTAAACATCACTGTAATTTCCCCATTTCTGTCCTATAGAAATAAGTCCAACATATTGAAATATTACGTCATTTTAAAATATGTGGTTTTAGTCATGTTTGTAGTTGTACTGCAGTGTTGGTGAATTAACCTGTCTGTCTGGAGTGTAGGTACATGCCTCCCCACCTAACACACCTGTCAAAGTAAAGGAGGAACCACCAACTGAAAGAGAGGAAAAAGATAATACTGCTGATGACGAGCCTGTTACCTCAGCAGCAAGTGAGGTGACACGTGTTTGCATTTTTGAGGGCGGGTGAGTAAAGAACAGTAAATTGCTACTCATGCCTGTGTGGGTCATTACTATTGTGCAATACTTTTTCATGTCTCCAACATATTAGTCATAATTAAATTGGATAAAATATTACACCCATTTTCTACCTTTTTGAACTAATCATagtattttccttttttcttttctttttttatccccttttctccccaatttggaatgcccaattcccactgcttagtaggtcctcttggtggcgcggttactcacctcaatccaggtggtggaggacaagtctcagttgcttccacttctgagacagtaatccaagcatcttatcatgtggctcattgtgcatgacaccacggagactcccagcatgtggaggctcatgctactctccgtgatccacacacaattaccatgtgccccattgatagcaagaaccactaatcgcgaccatgaagaggttaccccatgtgactctaccctacctagcaaccgggccaatttggttgcttaggagacctggctggagtcattcagcacaccctggattcgaacccgcgactccaggggtggtagtcagcgtcaatactcgctgagctacccaggccccctaacatAGTAGTTTcctttagttttaattttaagcacctgagcttgaccagagcatGTTTCTAAAAGTATTGTATACCCTTTTATAGAAATACTTAAATTACAACAGAGGCatatcatttttttaaagttacagaGCTGAAAAGGTACTGGATAACAGGAAAgacctgtatactgtacatacatttatTGTCCAAAACATAAGtatatagtattttatttatacagtatatagccttCACAGTTTGCAGTCATGTTAAAGAGTCCTAATAGTGCAGTTTATGCATAataactggtggtggttgaggagagtcccactatactatgtaaagcactttgagtgcctcgaaaagcgctatataaatgtaaggaattattattattat comes from the Myxocyprinus asiaticus isolate MX2 ecotype Aquarium Trade chromosome 15, UBuf_Myxa_2, whole genome shotgun sequence genome and includes:
- the LOC127453285 gene encoding transcription factor HIVEP3-like encodes the protein MEAEESWSADGKRSGGQQQPLSESLLGAQLPQLQQQVTSQSILGSHGRLQHRQPKRFEMLQRQKQQKQSQASVSSWQLSGIPGPLRGSCSGPGDRSPQIHNVQQTQSLPNQEEQEGTPCRKERKPQKPGKYVCTYCGRPCAKPSVLQKHIRSHTGERPYPCVPCGFSFKTKSNLYKHRKSHAHRIKAGMASSREEPSFSGPEGGALGDEQEECTEGESTGSEDETGQHVPSTSQGRPTLKKSCKVELSFAEEVPQTEDSHAVKQRLAMRLSERKRAPRTSSDETRSSLGPGSKGSTESGYFSRSGSAELSQVSPPNPSAKTYAEIILGKYGRLGQQQRIPHQQLQLSSGQQEKSIHFTVPKTQVIEHITKLITINEAVVDTSEIDSVKPRRSSLSRRSSIESVKFSSPKEPCVFEPKGDVPGSCGSADQHITSRFASEFPGSYSADAVTLASQSSSSSAVLYRSQSVPSSADTSDTTSRSFRLSQSFDEQQAIAAEMRIDPHQRMLRRQPAIEVPTGVDLITEDAGPSSRLKQSDPQKKQEKEIHLYECEMCGTRLKKQEAYAAHRVACMIKTPLGPQVEEGSSFIETHSQMMSYKFKDMAMAVRKRKKKEESLEDDPPSPGPTAVSFSTQIPSMLGSTDNQGTPALSQSESEKRGPWKEISVIQHTRSFEKQESISMANQETEKQEPSQEPKPTSISRLIRQPKIQVPEILVTEEPDTEMVSPPGSTCTSKESEKVEEFQWPQRSQSLAQLPAEKLPPKKKRLRLAEATQSSGESSFESISLPHSPSQESNVSHASSRSASFEESGRPDSEMQSGTWSSQGSHMLTVPSSLHQHHHSHREMRRSTSEQAPASPQHPGHVEETRSKSFDYGCLSLQRTSATWKERRKCLLVKHATLGEPDQEEPSSTPLTKPGISAVCRSYTDHPPLTITEHGIGGRTSRISSEYIGKTLQLFQSPLSLPPAVFPLQQASPSFCSPSQLTRFFPVTTAISGILSTQMFHQAFIHSEPPQLHPRPLEYLEQLGLPLQPFSTLFPLQSRDVTQNVCFPMPGGLTIQVPSGPLFRESRSSPSFLHSPGHSQQQLILPHNPHPIIAPCLEQLAPVVSLVVPVRLQTHIPTYASAMYTTISQILATTQHPICCTAMVIMGKLEDSLQRSYLRLPTTSPKSYISMSLPLEHGAGTSSDDSCGQLGAGGSKRILSPAGSLELSLEAQRHQKRVKEEEEKEKDDKEYEDNKCNDKSQEGEHGKNKLTVETVGREKDAGEVIESDMLSKQDKTQHKTEPLKQEERKEVGHRYVPRITSPDRTMDPSYPSLHTTTSVSWCYLNYTKPNPSTHRDAQASVYSSWSVSMHNPNLPGLSTKILLSLLCSKQKHSAETYTIATAPPPNTDKLVPTGSKKASTSQVHASPPNTPVKVKEEPPTEREEKDNTADDEPVTSAASEVTRVCIFEGGYKSNEEYVYVRGRGRGKYVCGECGIRCKKPSMLKKHIRTHTDVRPYVCKHCKFAFKTKGNLTKHTKSKAHSKKCLEMGVSESTVDELETEEAGGSEERVCESEDQEEHRFSDPEDSEEDDEDEEDDFSSHDEPSSACSTDTRQSTGDISEIGHGSQMDSCDQRAKEEYSSPCRIWPVQAVSPSSKRASFSYKGWDVSPRAFSPSSEGSPLRSLSPRLDLSSPSRHLSPSPERGPSPIRALSPLRPLSLLRPVSPIRYRSTRALSSSTSLKPHRQHSSPAGLHWEPSTPATEALQDKPGTQQTQMPPDPCLVSPTLCFSPSEPFSPTPVTPRTMDRMFSHLPLHSQDQARMPYHMIPIGGIQMVQLRTRPWPKLSSSTPSPKDDSPFSLARSDFPWISLPETSPQRSLVYSKTQSQDGATQSDQSCSSTSSTLAKLPPLQQDIGEQQTAKVRKQHGGSRSAIQSHTFVPETFRKDAAESDEGAKRISMVSQGEGEISSHKTRQLHETEKPVVASLRGRGSSEEESSGQQSGSAAQSQEGGPDST